The genome window TAACTCAGGATTACCCTTCAGTCCCCACGCTGGTCCGTGTTCTGGGCAAACACAACATCATCCCCATCTTTGCTGTCACCAACCACTCCTTCACGTACTACGAGGTTACTGGAGATTTTTTGCTTTTGAGTGAAGTCATAACATGTCtcagaataaatatttatttttacgTCTATTGTTTTTCGTACTTGTGCAGAAACTCAAAGGTTATTTCCCCATTGCTGAAGTTGATGTGCTGCAGGAGGACTCCCGCAATATCCTTGAGGTCATGCAGAAGGCTTTTGAGGTATAACATAACATCCCGTAATCATGATCAGGAGAAACATTTTTCAAGGTGGTGACTTAACTGTCCATTGTCCTTAATTTGACTTTCAGAGTATCCGTTCTAAAATGAGCATACGTGCAGAAGACAGACCCAAGGCCTTTGAAGCCCAGTTTCTGACCGCAAGTGAAAAGGTTGCAGAATATGGGGTCTTTGACTTCAAGCCAGGAGCAATAGTAAGAGAAAAGACACATTCTAACTAAAtaagtaactaaattcctttgtataaacaaagacagacatgaCAAGAATGCAATATATgaagagaaaagacagaaggaAACAGCTAAAGGAGAAATAGTCAGTATTGTCGAAAACTCCAAAATGTCAAGGTTCAATTCAGTTAAGCTGGTTCAATGAGGCAtcaagacacaaataaagtttCTGAGCACATTTTTTGTAAACGATAAACATCCTCTCCAGGGCAAGTTCAAGATGCGCCTCAAAGCCCAGCGGACGATTGGCAAGGACTCCGTCTGCACGGCTAACAGTGACGACAGAGAGGGGACCATTAGAGTCAAGCCCACAACCTTTAACGATGGCGTCAACATCAAGGCCTCGGTCTTGTGCGCAACCTGTGACTGTGAGAAGGTGAAGACACAAATCCAACAGTGCATTTGAAGCTGAGGTTATTTTAAACaacagtttatttattatttatctaaaTTCCACTTGTGTCTGGCCTCCAGAATCCCAGTTCTAAAGCAGCCAGATGCAATGGTAACGGTGACCTGGTGTGTGGGAAGTGTCAATGCAGTCATGGCTGGTGAGACTGTAGTTATTCATTTCAATGCAGAACACTGAGATGATCCATCCTTTGGACCTAACAAAAGCTTTGTTTGTGCTTGGGTCCGTGTGTCCAATACAGGCTGGGTAAGTTCTGTAACTGCTCAGCCAGTGATTCTGCTTCAGAATCCAGCCTGTGTATAGGTCCTGACATGAAAGAGGCCTGTTCGGGCCGTGGAGACTGTGAATGTGGAACCTGCGTGTGCCACAATCCAGAACAGTTTGAAGGGCCCTACTGTCAGCACGACAAGACCCAGTGTCAGAGATACGCGGGGTTCCTCTGTAACGGTACGGCTCATACGTCCCGAGCTTGGGCTTTAGATAggaatatacagtacaagtgAAAATTGATATACAGTTATTATCAGTCAGTGTCTAAGTGTTTGAGACTTTTTGTCTTGATTTCACACACCACTGACCCAAAGCAGGTCTTCTCTTACCTTATTCTTCGATTTCCCATCAGCCCGTGGCTCATGTGTTATGGGTCAGTGTGCGTGTACAGAAGGCTGGACCGGCAGCGCTTGCGAGTGCACCAAGAGCAACGAGACCTGTCTGGACAGGGACAAGAAGGtgagcagggccagcgggtgtCGTTTGTTGTTCCACGGCCTTGAGTGACGTCGTTTCTCACATCGGGCGGTCGCTTGTGACTTTATCTGTGCCAGGGCGTCTGCAACGGGCGAGGTAAATGCGTGTGCGGCCGCTGTGAGTGCGTGGACACTGGCTTTGAGATGAGTTCAACCTGTGAGCCCAATTTCCAGGTGTGTGGATGCAATGGGAGGATTTGTATAAAACCGatatcagtttgtgttttttgcattttaagcCTAATGTAGCAtcgatttttattattaatagcccaatgtgtgttaatgtgtccAGGCTCAGTTGGGCGCTTGTGAGGGTACAAGGAGCTGTGTCCAGTGTCAAGCCTGGAAGAcaggagagaggaagcagaaggaggaaTGTGACAAATGCCCCTTCAAAATAGTGATGGTGGATGAACTCAAAGAACGTAAGCACAAACCAAAGGATGAATGACTGATCCCCCGCAATGAAGATGACCATTATGGTCactatgtgcgtgtgtttctgtgcttacAGCGGAGAGTGTACTTGATTCATGCAGCTTCcgggatgaggatgatgactgCACATATAATTACACTGTTAACCACCCCAGAAATTCGGCATCTAAAACCTTGGATGTTGAGGTGCTCAAGAAAAAAGGTCAGCTTTACACTCGcccattataataataataataataattattattattattatgtgactTCAGGTAGTTCTGTATAACGTTCATAATGTTTCATTCTTCCTCTGCTGAACCTCAGATTGTCCCCCTGCTAGTCTCCTGTGGttgctccctctgctcctcttccttttgTTACTTCTGGcacttctgctgctctgttgctggAAATACTGTGCGTGCTGCAAGAGCTGtttacaggtaaaaaaaaaaaacaacaacacccagCTTTAATACGCCAAATGCTTAAGAATTGAAATAATGCCTCTTCTCATCTCTCAACACAGGGCTGCCTTGCACTGCTGCCTTGCTGTAGGAGAGGTAAGATGTTTGTCAAGTCGGAGTTGATAGTTCTGCTTTTCCTACGTGACCTATGTTGAATATGATATAATACTATGTTTCCTGCAGGTCGCATGGTTGGCTTTAAGGAAGATGAGTACTTGCTTCGCCAGTCGCTGCTCACTTCAGACCACCTGGACACGCCAATGGTCAGGACCGGCCCCCCCAAAGGGACCGATGTGGTTCGCTGGAAGGTCACAGACAATGTACACCGAGGATTCAACCACCCACAGGCTTTGATCAAACCCAACCCTAAAGAAACGAGTGAGTGATATTGAAGACTAAAATAATGAATTGAATAAATGTTCTGATGTGAATttaagaattattattaatttttctttcactttcctGTCACTTTTAGTCCAGTTCCCAGTTTCCCTGCGGCTAAACAGATTGTTCTCTGACAACTTGTCCCGTCCGGATTCCAAAGATGCCGAACAGCTTCGCAAGGAGGTGTCTGACAACGTGAGTCTGCTTTAGTTTAGTAGGAAGCCTGTGTAGGTGCAAGAACGATGGTTTTATTACTGAAAACTCTTTATTCTTGCATCCAGCTAAATGAGGTGTACAAGCAAATTCCAGGGGCCCAGAAGGTGCAAAAGACAGCCTTCAGGTAAGCTGTGGTTTAAGTAGGTTCCTTTACAAACtcatgttctgctgtttttgtcaCCATCTCAGTGTCACCATTAACATGTCAATGTTTTACAGAATGCAAAGAAATGCCGGAAAAAGGTAATCTTCTAATCATTACAGTGAAATAGACATCAGCAGATTCCTGTTGAGATGATGCATTGGTCATGCATGTCTGTCTCCTGTGGTCTCCAGGCAGGACTACACCATCATGGACACtgtcctgtcggctcctcgcaGCAGTTATCCTGATATTGTGAAACTCACAGAGAAAAATGTCCAATCGGGAAATTTCCAGGACCTCAAAGTCGTGCCTGGCTACTACACAGTGGCCACAGACAGGGGTGTGTTAAAGTTTAGCATCTAGCCAACTTAATATTATCTGGGCCGCGTCTATGCTGAGCACCTTTTTCAGTCGTTCCATCCATCATGTTCTCGACTTGTGTGGTTTTCCAGAGGCTGCCGGTGCCGTGGAGTTCCAGGAGGGCGTGGAGTCAGTAGATGTTCACGTTCCGCTCTTTGTCAAGGATGAAGACGACGacaagaagcagctgcaggtggaggccagGGATGTGCCGTTCGGAATTGCTGAGATTGGAAAACGTTTTGTCAACATCACCATCTTAAAAGAGCATGGTGAGAAATGGGTTGCATTATTAATATGTAATCTTCCCCTTGGACTGATTAACCGATGCTCACCTTGTCTCTGTTCCACAGCCACCAGCGTGTTCTCATTCCTACAGCCAGCATACACCTACAGCAGACAGGAGGGGGTGGCCAACATCCCAATTACCAGAGAGATTATAGAGGATGGACGCACACAGGTCACCTACCGCACACGGGACCTGACCGCCAAAGACAAGAAGGTAAGCTAACTAGGTGGGGTAGGATGATTTGGTGCTATTTGGTCCATATGGATGTATGGTTGTCCACCCAGAGAAGATCTAGACCATGATAAGTAGGTAAGCTAAGCATCTTTCCTAACCTGGCCTTTTCTGCCGCGTTAGGACTATGTCACTGTGGAAGGAGACCTCATGTATGGCCCTGGTGAGACTCAGAAGATAGTTCCTGTTCCGCTGCTGGAGCTGGGTGAGAAGGACGGTCTCTTGGAGGATAAACAAGTCAAGCAGTTCGTGATGGACCTCAGCAACCCACGGCAAGGGGCGAAGCTTGGACGTTACCCAAGAACCACTGTCACCATCGCAGACCAGCCAGGTGAGTGGAGACATGACATTGTAGACGCGTGTTAGAGGCATCTTCCTGTTCACTGAACACTGAAGCAAAGGTTTCTCCTCCTTCGTCCCTTGTTATATTATTGCATTTAGAGCCCAGCGTGATCATGTTCAAAAAGGCCACCCAAAGCTTCACCACCTCTGACCCAATGTACAACATTCCTGTGGTCCGGATGCGTAACCAGGATAGCCCTGCTACGGTGAACTGGCGCACCAAAAAGGGCCCGCGGTTCGATCAGTCTGGCTTCCTCAAGTTCGCTCCTGGAGAAAACGAGAAGAACATACTGATTGATCCCAAAGCCTACCCGGGCCCCGTCAAGCCAGACACCTTCCAGCTGGAGCTGTTCGACCCAAGTAGCAATGCTTCCATCGGAGAGAAAAAGACCACCATTGTCAACATAACAGATGGCAGtaagacagaaggaggagaaggagccatTTTTTTAAAgctattactgtatgtggtgaatATGCGGCTCATGTATCCCCCTCTTTAATTTCCAGTTCCCAAAACACAGGAAACTTTTCAGATGCAGGAGAAAGGCTATGTAAATCGGACCGCCACCTCTCCTGGTGGTcgccttttgtctccagcaAACCCCAAGGCCAAAGCAACTGGACCAAAGAGCATCCACCTCAACTGGGACCCACCACCTGGTAACCCATCGGGGTACAAGGTACACCAAATCAACCCCCTCACAATGTCTGTGATGAGCCTCGTTCATTCAGTTCGTGTTTATCCCAGACGTTCTGTTTAGTGGTGTATAACTGATGCATGTAATATATAATGGCTGTTTTGTCCATTTAGGTGAAGTACTGGATCTATGGTGACCCAGAGAAAGACGCCCAGGTCTTGGACGTGAAGACTCCTCAGGCTGAGTTGACTAACCTGTACCCATACTGTGACTACGAGATGCGAGTATGTGCCTACAACTCACTAGGAGACGGCCAAGATACCGATATAATTACCTGTCAAACTCTGGAGGATGGTAATTACTGAAAATCTGTTTGTCCAAAACTCCTATAAGttataatatacataatatataatGATATCTGGCCTCTAGTGAAAAGCAGATGAACAGGCAGTTTACATGTTGCTAAACAGCTTCTATCCTGTTTTTCTTCAGTGCCTGGAGAACCCGGCCGTCTGGCCTTTAATGTCATTAGTCCAACTGTCACTCAGATCAGCTGGGCAGAGCCTGCAGAAACCAATGGCAACATAACGGCTTATGAGGTCATCTACACGCCCATCAATGATGAAATGAGTAAGACATAAGATATAAAATGAGGACTTTCATTTTCCTCTACCGTTTTTTTACACCCATATACTTTACATCTGTCCTTCCCAAAGAGCAAGTGGGACCTGCTAAGAAAGTGATGATTGACAATCCCAAGAAGCGCATGTTGCTGATTGAGAACCTCCAGAGCGCCCAAACCTACCAGTACAAGGTGCGGGCCAAAAACAGTGTGGGCTGGGGTCCATTCAGAGACGCTACCATCAACCTGGCCTCACAGCCAACCAGACCTCTGTCCAGTAAGTTGGACCAAGAACTCTCCATAGCACTAACAGTAGGTTGGCGGAGCATAAAAATGAGTCATCTTTAATTCTCTCCACAGTTCCCATCATTCCAGATGTTCCTATTGTGGATGCAGAGGCAGGGGATGAGTATGACAGCTACTTGATGTACAGCAACGAGGTGTTGAAATCCCCTGGAGGCTCCAAGACTCCCAGTGTCTCTGGTGATGGTGGGTAACTCCTGTAGAGCCAAGATCTCAAGCTATTCAACAACTGACCAAACTCAGTGTACTAGTGCTTTTCTTCACCAGGGTTTCAAACTGTGAGCTAAGGTGAAACAGACCTCTGCTCTCCTGGCTCCTTGTCTGTTTCAAATGCCTGAAGAGGCTGATGTTAATTATTGTACACAAGCGCTGAAAGAACCTCAAAGTTCAAAAAAGGCATCTCTCCCATGACCTTGCCCTTTTTAATCAGATGCATCTGGTAGACATCTTTCCTGCAGGCAGGCGCCAACAAACGCTGCTTCCATCAATACATTATGATCTTTACTTTATGATCACAATCACATCACACAATTCTACATTTCTCACTTTCTCCTGAAGAACTGCATAATAACACAAACCGTTGATACTTCTTCCCCTTGCCTGCCTACTTCTCCTTACGACCCCGAATACAAGGCTGGAAATATCTCCAGTTGGTGGGGTCTGACCTGGATCTTCGTAAGGTGTCTTGGAATAACCGAGTGGACGTCATCCCCAGTCggctcagcacagacacagaggcgAGCTCAGACGAGGGCCCCCGCCCCAGCTACGCCCAAACAGCCCTGCCAGGTGAAGACCAGTCCATCAGAGCCACAGATAGTCAGGCAGCTACACCAGCATGCCAGCTACTGCACACGGTGCAAGTCCACCTTCCATCCGGTCCGAGCGGCGACCATTTGTTGTTGGGCTCTAGACCCTGTCTCCTTGGCCCTAGTCGGGGCCCGCTCCAtctgtcctcctgcagcctgctccAAGAGAAGCGCTGGCATCAACTGCTCCATCTCCAGTTGATGATCGGGTGGCAGGCTTTCCCAGGCGcctgcctctgcctcttctTTCCACCCCACTTACAGAGGTGGCGATCAGGAGGAGGCTTTTCGGCTTTTAGCCACGGTGCGGCTTTGTGGACGAAAGGGGGTTCTGAATAAAATACAGTGTCACTTCTGCAGACCAGTCTTAATGATACCATCTTTTTTATCACAACTGTGTATATTTTCATGATCTGATGTGCATTTGTGACGTAAAGCAACAACCGGAATGGCTCAGACAGCACTAAACAGGATAATGGCAGCAGCAGATTAGGTCCAGAaaagttgctgttgctgttgatgTGACTTGGCTGGAACTGAAAGTCTAAACCTGCTGGTGTTTCCTCTAGGGACTGGCACAGCCATGTTTTGGGTGCTTCACGTCAGTGACTGTGTTGTTCCAATCCACGGTCTAATGCTAACATCAAAATGTGTCTTTTGGCAACTGTGGTGTTTCACAGATTACACAGTTAATGGGAGGTGGGAGCAGAACTTCCTTTTCCCAGGAGGGTCCGTGCAGCGCAACCTGTCAGCGTCGTCCTCTCCTATGTCCACCTTGAGTTCAAACTACAGAACAGGAGGAGGCGCCTACACCATGGAAACTTCCACCACCTACATGTCTGGACCAGGCAAGATGGACGCCAGTGATGTAAAAATATTTGAGCGTATTGTGAATATGTGTCTTGACCCTTGATCCCTCTGTCTTGTTGCAGGGGGCTCTCGTAGACAGGATTTGCTTGGCGGCCACTCACAGAGAACTGACGTCATCATGAGGAAGCGCTCGGAGAGCAGGGGGTACACGGACGAGAACATCCGGGACTCCATCGTCATGGGTGACGTCACAAGCAACTTCGCAGATTTGAGTACGTTTGGTTTCTCAACAGTGGCTTAAATTGATCCTTTAGTAAATTTAAAGGAAGGTGCTTCGGCACTTTGGCCACAGGAAGGTTTGATGCGACGATGCAACCGGCAGGTAAACTGTACAGGTGCATGAAGCCAAAGGCTTGGACTTGTGTTGTCAGGGTGGGGGCTACTGGCTGCACAGGCTTATTCACACTGTCTTTGCAGGAGCTATGCTGACTATCGCcgtttctccctccctccccatgTCTCAACTCTTTCCTATTACATCcatctgctcctctccctcttcctttgTGCCACGTCTTTCTTTGCCTCCTTCTTACCATCCCGGTGTCCTCCTCCTTTGCCCCTTGGCTCAAATGCGCCATCAGGTGGGTTCGGCTACACTGGGATGCAGAGCAGCTCTCAGAGTCACTTCAGCTACAGCCTTACTCAGGGTTCGAGGGCCCGGACCCCGTCTTCAGATGTGAACGAAGCCTTATATAATCTGGACAGGGTTCTCTATGGTAAGTGTCAAGTGTTGGTTGGGTGTGATGTGCACTCTGCTTCCTGCTACTCCAATTGTAATAAAAGGGTAACGGTGGACCTATTATTGTTGGTATTACATCCAACAGTGTTCTTGTTCTTGACTCTTCCCTCCATCAGATGCCCGGGTCTCTCCTGGTGTCCCTGACACTCCGAGCAGACTGGTGTTCTCTGCTCTGGGACCGACTGCTCTTAAAGTCAGCTGGCAAGAGCCCCACTGTGAAAAAGACATCCTGGGCTACTGTGTCCTGTACCAACTGCTCAATGGAGGTAACGTTACAATACAAAGACAATACTATATGCAGTCGTGATGGTAGGCACTCATTGCCCCCATGTCGTCTCTCATAGGTGACGTGAAGCGCATAAACGTAACAAACCCGGCTGAGAACTCTGTGATCATCCAGGACCTGCTGCCAAACCACTCGTACCTATTCAAGGTGAAGGCACAGAGCGTGGAGGGCTGGGgtccagagagagagggagtcaTCACCATCGAGTCGGCTGTTGACCCCAAGAGTCCCCTCTGCCCCATGCCAGGTACTTCTAGTGCTGTCTTTTATGTCACGGCTTAAGACAATAACTCTGACTTAGAGTTCAGCTTAATTCATTTGTTGAGCTCTATATTTGTTATTTCTCGTCTTCTCCTGCTCTAGGCTCTCCCTTCACTCTGAGCACACCCAGTGCCCCGGGGCCCCTGATCTTCACTGCCCTAAGCCCTGATTCCTTGCAGCTCAGCTGGGAGAAACCTCGCAAGCCCAATGGAGACATCCTGGGCTATGTAGTGacctgtgaacagctgcacgGTGGAGGTGAAACGGACAGTTTGGCGCTTCGTCTTGACATGCGACCGCGGCATCATTTCTGGTTTTTCGTAACTGTTTCTTGACTTGTTCAGGCGACATGCGCACCTTCCAGGTGAACGGAGACAGCGCTGAGACCAGTCTGACCGTCTCAAACCTGACCGAGAACGTGCCCTACAAGTTTAAAGTTCAGGCTCGGACCACACAGGGCTTCGGTCCGGAGAGGGAGGGCATCATCACCATCGAGTCCCAGGATGGAAGTAAGAAGCAGATTTACACAATTAACAAAGAGCTCACTGTTATATTGGTCTCACAACCAAAAGATTGATTATTTTCCTAGATTTAAGCAGTTTTCTCATCCTCTGGGTGCCATTTCTATatcatacataaataaatgagtgTAGGTCACCAAAAATTCTGGTACTATTATTATTCTCTCTGTCAAGGATGCATTTCAAGGATTTCAGGATAAAGTAATTTTTTGCTCCCCCAGGTGCTTTGTCCCAGTACAACAACCAGTCTCTAACCAGAAGGGAGGTTTTCCACATGCCATCAGAAGTCACCACACGCACCAACGTCTCGCACACCATGCTCAACGACCCCTATTTTTCAGGTGAAGACCGAGTGTTCCCTTCACTCCTGttgttctgtggaaaaccaCATTCTGTATAATCACACCTTGATCTTTTTGCCTTGAAGATGGGATGATGATGACCACACAGCACACTGAGACCAGCGGCATGATGACTCGACAAATCACCAAGGAGGTGGTTCAGAGGAGCGTCATGGGAGGAACCACTGTCACAAAGAAGTTGTTTTATGAATCTTAGGATGGAGGTTGAACATTAGGCGGGGTGATCATTTATACACATCTCATCTTCATAACCTACTCACACACGGTAAGTGAATGGTGATCTATATGTGTGAGATTCTGACCAACATTAATTTCTAAATACATTCAGAGACTGTTACGAATTGTggccattttgttttgtacattttcatcatatctactgtagctgctgatttGCTACGATCTGTTCAGTAAAGAAACACCTTTATGCTAGAGTCCACTCCCTCTGTTGGTCCAGCTCTGGTAACACACACTGAGGCTTTAAATCAGGCCGGCACTGGCCAATTATCTGCCCATGGCTGATTAATCCAAAGTCACCTCtgtccgtctcctccctccttccccgaCTCCAATTGACTGACATGAGAGTTATGTTTATGGGTGTGTATTTCATTATAAAGTATTTTCAAAGCACACGTTAcctttttttcagatttctacTTACAGTGAGTTTTTATTAGCAGTTTTGCAACAAGCCAGGGGATTATTGTGGTATTTGATGCTCTCAAAAACTCTTCTACATACTTTTGCGTTTCATGAAATGGTCTGTTGTCAGAAATGTGGTACACACTGCTTCCAGCTGATATGCTTCATGTGTCGTTTACTCTGCGAGACCACTGTATTTTGCATTTTCAGTAGATTAACATTTCAGTGAAACCCAGATGTTTTAAAGAGATGGTTTATAAAGACGCAAAGATTGTATTGGCTTAAATACAAGTCCTactatattttgttttcttttttttaatttgctatTGTGTATTTAGACATTATTTAGAACTGCAGACCCAGATAAGTGCATCAGGTTCACAACAATAGACACAGAATcatgtatcatttacctttaaGCAACTTTTTTTACCCTTTTGCATTGTTGCATGTTCTTTGTTCTTTGTAAGTTCTTTTGCACTTAATAAAgatttcaaatgaaaacaaaatctattattttataTGTAAATTATATGTGAACACTATAAGAGATCTATAATATTTTATGGACATTTGACAGAGAAATCATCTAACCTTTATATAGCACATGGGAACAGAAGCTCATGCCTGACAAACGTTCACTGGACAGAGTTACTCTTCACATGCATCAGCCCAGTCTGTAATTATCTGCCTGTGCAGGTTAGTGCAGATGTTCACACATCCTTTGAAACTGCCTTTATGCTTTTATTAGACATTAGAAGCTATTTTTTTGTCCAacaaatgaataataaacaatattattaaCATCCAACTAACGCACAACAGTCAAATACGTGTCGTCATAAaggccgctcctgtttgtgatCTCGCAAGGAACCAGGCATCAGTCCACAACCAGAACACAGGATTCAAAATCCCACATGAATGACTTAATGCGCAGAGTGACAGTGGAGGGAGTTCAGTTCCAGAGGCAGGGCCCAGGGCAGAGGCACGGGTGTCTGACATTTGGAGGCCTGATCACAAGGTCCTTGACCACCTCCACGGTCCCGAACACGGGGTACAGTTCCTCGCTGAACTTCTCGTTGAAGGTGTACAGATGCGAGCGCCTCTCCACGTCGTAGAAGGACAGCTGGCCCTGCTCATAGTCCAGGTACACCCCCACCTTCCTGGGCACCGCACTCTTGGTCAGCAGCGTGGCGGGGACGGTGAGCGCCTTCAGATCCGCGCCCCTCTCCAGGCGCAGGCTCAGGTAGCCGGTGTCGGCGTTGAGCGAGCGGAAGCCCCGCCTCGCCGCCGACGCCTTGGCCACGCCCAGCCGCCAGTCCCGCtcgcccacctccacctcccagtagtGGCGCCCGGAGGTGTAGCCCTCCTGGGCCACGGCGCACCACCAGCCGTCGAAGCGCCGCGGGCTCCGCGGGGCCACACGGTGCTCCAGGCCACACCGCATGCGCTTCTGATCGCTGGAGATGAGCAGGTCAGGGTTGGCCGAGCCTAAGTCCAGGGTCACGTCCTCTGTGGTGTGATACAACAGCACATACGATAAATTTCCTATTTAACTGATAGAGTTAAGATGAACAAATCAAACGCAAAAAGTTTTTATACCTGCTGCGTCACAAATCCAATTCCACACTgtaaagacaaagaagaaaggTTTATGACCAAGTGTTTTATCACCAGTCAATGGATTAAATCACCTTTTCCCGCAGCCTTGCAACTACAGCAACGGGGTTTCATTAAAGTTAAGTCATGTCAAGAATATACATGGTTTCTACTCACCGCTGTGGGGGATGTAGCGGGCAGCGTCTGGAAAATGGGCTAGGGTTAAATACTGGCACCATAAAAAGACACCAAGTGCATTGTTTATCACCTACAACCCTCTACATGCTCCTCTTCTATCAGCTCTCTCCACCCACGCTGTTCCTCAGTCAGCACTGCACTGAAtgtttttcacttttatttcaAATTGGCAGCAGCCTATAAATAACTGAACCACAAAAGTGACGGGACGATGTGTGCAATCTGCACTCACCGGTCTTCTGGCACCTCTGCCTTCTCACCAGCCATTGCTTAGTCACgtcctcctacacacacacacacacacacacaggcccagatGTAAGCTAGGAGATAAACATGACTGCCATCGTATCTCTGCACTGCAGAACCGAGCCTGATTTCCACTTGTTGAAAGGCATCCAGACCTTCACGGGGCTGTCGGCGTTCAGCACGGCCAGCATGACGAGCTCCACGGCTGGGAGCAGGTTGGCCAGGCGGCCCCTCTTCCACTGGAACTCCAGGTCGTCCAGCATCATGAGCACGGGCTCGCCCGGCCAGACGGTGGGCTGGAAGGAAGACGTTCGAGAGGCTCGAAAACCAgcgcaaacacacagtgacGAAGCATGAAGGAGGTTCAGCTTAATCATCTTCCAATCAGATGCAAGGAAGGAACTGGGTCAGACTCTAATCTCCACATTATCCTCATCATCCAGCATCATATACTCACCTGAGGTCTGCTCTTAATCCCCCATGTCCAGTCCATG of Betta splendens chromosome 19, fBetSpl5.4, whole genome shotgun sequence contains these proteins:
- the zgc:194990 gene encoding butyrophilin subfamily 1 member A1; the encoded protein is MMKDCLQFLIEPAKKLKIRLKESRKRVRHEKKEAPVESQLFIMELARELNKICQRSGVLGHIWTGEDIWPASVCRDFMVEWAAVLEERVQSRISPYDYQYEKPEKKDWKGHLLCMLEAGGEADMGPYKRIIMDWTWGIKSRPQPTVWPGEPVLMMLDDLEFQWKRGRLANLLPAVELVMLAVLNADSPVKEDVTKQWLVRRQRCQKTDAARYIPHSVWNWICDAAEDVTLDLGSANPDLLISSDQKRMRCGLEHRVAPRSPRRFDGWWCAVAQEGYTSGRHYWEVEVGERDWRLGVAKASAARRGFRSLNADTGYLSLRLERGADLKALTVPATLLTKSAVPRKVGVYLDYEQGQLSFYDVERRSHLYTFNEKFSEELYPVFGTVEVVKDLVIRPPNVRHPCLCPGPCLWN